The sequence CGTCGAGTCGCGCAGTGATTATCGCGTGGCGCGGCATGGGCTATAACAGCCGCGCGCTTCGGCTCCGTGATGCCGCACGGAAGATTGTGGAGGAGTGCGGTGGCATTTTTCCAGACAGTCTCGAGGCATTGGAATCGATCAAAGGCATCGGACACTACACGGCTGCTGCCATCCGAAACTTCGCCTTCAATCTGCCCACGCCGTGTATCGACACGAACATCCGCCGCATCCTGCACCGCACGTTCGTGGGGCCCGAAAGGCCGGATGGGACCTGGAAAAAAGATGATCGATATCTGTTGAAAATTGCAGAAGAGACATTGGATGCAGCCATGGATGGAGGGCGCGATCACGATGCGCGAAATTGGCATGCGGCATTGATGGACTTTGGCTCCCTCGTGCAGACGAAGAAGAATCCTCGGTGGGACCTTTGTCCGCTCACGGCGAAGGGAATCATGAAAGCCACCAGTGCGAATTTCCCGAAGTCCGAGGTCCGAAGTCCGAAATCCGAGCCTGGTCGCAAGATCGCCAGCCGCTTCGTCCCGAACCGGATCATGCGTGGCAGGATTGTCGGAGCCCTGCGCGACGCACCGTCGGGCATTACGCTCGACGCACTCGGCAGGTGCGTGGCGGCCGATTGGTCCCATGCACAGCACCGTCAGTGGCTGCAGGGGCTGCTCCGAAAGCTGGAACAGGAGAAACTGGTCGCCCGACGGGGGGCGGCCTACGTTCTCCACGGATGATCAATACGTGATGATTTTCGGGACCGGCACGGAGGTGCCGCGGGTGCAGACGTCGGGATTGGGAGTCTTGTTGCAGACCCACCCCGCTTCGTACTTGCACGCTGCGCTGCAGCCGTCGCCGCTGTTCTTGTTGCCATCGTCGCAGTCTTCGTACAGATCCCAGCGGCCGTTGCCGCACGTTCCCCGGCTGCAGCTCGAGGGGCGGTCCTTGAACACTGCGCACGAGAAGCCGGATTCCACCTTGCAGTCTCCACCGCATCCGTCGTTGCCGACAACATTGGCATCGTCACACTGTTCTCCGGTATCCACCTTGCCGTTGCCGCACAGCGTGCGTGTGCAGACAGATTTCTGGCCGTAGACCTTGGTACAGGAAAAACCGCCCTGTGTGAGGCACTTGTAACAGCCGTCTCCTGAGGCGGAATTTCCATCGTCACACCACTCCGGCTGCTCCATGATGCCGTTACCGCATACGGCGAGTGGCCTGCTGCTCGAGCTCGACACACACTGGTGGGTGAAGAGCAGGGGAACTTTCTGCCAGCCGATCTGGTGATTGATGATGTTGCCCACCGGCGTCCTCTGCCGGATGAAGATCGGCTTCAATTCAAAGATCATCGAGGTCGGGTCGATGCAGCTCTTGCTCGTGCTAAACTTGCTGCGATTGATCCGGAAAGTGAAGGGGAAAGAGAACTTCCTGCCCGGCGTTGCCGGAGTAATGGCGGGCACGGGGCAGGTGAAGTAGACGGGGTATCCCGAGATGCCGCCGGAGGGATAGCTCCTCTTGCAGGTGGGCGGGTAGGAGAGCACCTCAGGGCCGCTCATGATCCACGAGACCGTGAATTCTGTGGCCTTGTCGAAGAGGTCTCCTGTGTTCTCGACGACTGCTGTCAGTGTATAGGGAGTATCGACGGGGCCGTAGGTGGGGCCTTCGACTTTCAACGTAAGCGCGGGCTGCGGGATGGTGTCGCCGGGATAGATGATATCTGGGTGGAGAGTGGCAGAATCTTCGGGGCTGGGGCCCGGCTCAGGCTGTGGTTCGATCGGGGCAGCGGGAGCATTTGCACACGTGCACGCATCCACGATGCACCGGCCGCTCATGCAGCTCATATACGTTGTGCACTGGCCTCCTCTGGCGGCCCCCTGGCAGCAGACTGGGGGGAGGCTGCAGCCATTGGCGTCCTTGCCGATCTGCGGAAAGAGCACGCCGTCGTGGCATGCGGGCGGGGGGGAAGAAGGACAGGACGGGAGAGAGCAGGAACAGTTCTGGAAGTTGCACGTTTGCTGTGGGCAGGGGGCGACGAAGCAGTTGATCGGCGGGCAGGCAACGCCCACTTCGCACTGCTCGTTCCCTTCACGGATGCCGTTGCCGCACGCCGCAAGCGGCCTGCTGCTCGAGCTCGAAGGACACTTGTGCGTGAAGAGCAGCGGCACTTTCTGCCGGCCGATCTGGTGATTGATAATGTTGCCCACAGGTGTTCGCTGCCGGATGATGATGGGCTTCAATTCAAAGATCATCGAGGTCGGATCGACACAGGTATTTCTGCCAGTGAATTTGCTGCGGTTGAGCCGGAAGGTGAAGGGAAAGGACAACTGCCTTCCTGGTGTTGCGGGGGTGATGGCCGGTACGGGGCAGGTGAAGTAGACGGGGTATCCCGAGATGCCGCCGGAGGGATAGCTCCTCTTGCAGGTGGGCGGGTAGGAGAGCACCTCAGGGCCGCTCATGATCCACGAGACCGTGAATTCTGTGGCCTTGTCGAAGAGGTCTCCTGTGTTCTCGACGACTGCTGTCAGTGTATAGGGAGTATCGACGGGGCCGTAGGTGGGGCCTTCGATCTTGAGTTTGAGTTTGGGCTGTGGGATGACATCGCCGGTGTAGATTATATCGGAGTACAGGTCCCCGCCCGCAGACGGAGAGGAGGCAGAGTACGTGGGGCACGGCACATTCAGAGGAACAGAGATCATGGTGCCGTTCGGGCCCTGGCAATCACGGTGGGTTGGCAGCACGCCCGCAAAGGAGCTGGAACTGGCAATGACAGAAGTGCCGCAGGTGGGCTGCCGCGAGCTTGGTACGAACATGACGGCATCGATGGCGAACTGGGCATTGCGCGGTGCGCCATTCTCCGCGTACAGAAAGACGCCGAGGTAGCTGTAGTCTTTGGTGATGTTCAGATTGCCGAAGTACTGCCACTTTCTGCCGTTGCACGTCCAGCTGGGGGTGGGGCTGCTCTGCTGGTTGATGGTTGCGCGGGTATAACGGGCGTCCTCGGTCGGTGTCGAGAGGAGCCCAAAGGAGCGGTCGATTTCAAGGGTGACCTGGCGCGAGAAGCCGGAACTCGGTTCCCATGTGGCGTACATGCTGTAATCGCCCTCAGGAACTCTCGTGACAGACCACCCGCCCCATTCGAGAGGCCGGTTCCAGTCCTGCGGACCGGAGGCATGCACGTGTTGAGACCCCATGTGGCCCGCGGTGCTGGTCGACCAGCTGCCGAGGTACGACATGAAGCCGCGGTCGCTGTTGTCGAGCACGATGTCTGCGCGGTTGGCCAGGGCGAGGGAAGCCGCTGCAGCCGAGGCCGAAGCCGCCGTGGCGGTCAGGGTACAATGCGAAGGCGACCCGGTGCAGGTCCACCCCTCCCGGATGGAACAGCCTTCCGTGCATCCGTCGGAATTTTCGCTGGAATTTCCGGTATCGCACTGTTCACCGCTATCCACTTTGCCGTCGCCGCAGTAGCCGTAGCAGTTCATTTGTGCATCACACCTGCCGGTGAGGATACGGTTCCCGCTCAGGCAGCCCACGATGCATAGCTGGCCCGCGCGGGTGCACCCGCCCGTGCGGCCGTAGGTATTGCCGCAGCGGAAATTCGTGTTGGGCGCCTGACATCTGCACTGCAGACATTCCTGCGAAGCGGGGCAGGTGCCCAGACCGGGTTCCATGCACGTTTCGCCCACATCAATCGTTCCGTTCCCGCAGGAGGCGGGAATGGCCTGAGACCTCCACAGCGCCGTGGGCTCCACAATGATGAGCACGACCGCCAACAGCGCAAAGAGGCCGATGGGGAGGATGAGCGAGCGAAGGCGCAGGAGGCGGGGGACCATAGGAGGACGAAGGAAAAAAGAATTACTGGCAGGTGCACGATTCAATGAAGCACGAACCGTTACCGCACTTCAGATTGATCGAGCACTGGGCCTGCGGATTATTTGCGCCATTGCAGCAGACAGGCGGCTGTGGACAACCATTGGGGCCGGGACCCAGCTGCGGCACCAGCACGCCGTTCGGGCAGTAGGGAGGGGAGAGGGCAGGGCAGATGGTCTGGCAATCCTGCGGACAGTTACACAAGTTCTCTCCCGGCCCGCACTGGCCGTTGCCGCAGCGCGCGCAGGTGAATGAACCTCCTGTCAAGAGACACGAGCCATTAGGACCGACACGATCACTTGAGATCTGTTGCAGGCCGGCGCAACAGGGCGGGGGGAACTGCACGACCGGTCCGGTCTTGCCTTCCTGAATACAGGCTTGAGCGGAAGAGGATCCGCCAGCGACGCACCGGCAGTTCTGCTGGTCGCACACGAGCCCCTTCAGCGGACACTTGTCGTAGTTGAGGCTGGGTTCGCACTGGCTGTCTTCTTGGGGATCCAGCCAGCCGTTACCGCAGGTCGGGCCTGGAGGAGAGCAGTCTTGTGGGCAATTGCAGTGGTTCTCCCACTCTTCGCACGTGCCGTTGCCGCAGTCGGTGCAGAGTAATCCGCCGACTGGGAGCTCCGTCGGACATGAGCCGTCCGGCTGGGGAACGGATCCCGGATTCACTCCCGTGAGGTCCGGGCAACAGGCGGCGCCGGGAATGACTGGAGCTGTTTTCCCTGCAGGAGTGCAGTCCGGGCAATCCTGTTCACAGGTGCACTTATCCTCGCCCGTACCACAGGTGCCATTACCGCACGTCTGCCACCAATTGTCGATGCACGTGCCCAGAGAACCGTTATCAGGAGCCACACACATGTCACCGACAAGGGTGCTGCTCGGTCGGATGCCCGCGTTCCTGCTGCAGCAGCTGGTGGGGCCGAAGACGGAGGAGGAGTAGACGGTCTCGCCATTGTTCGCGCAGCCTGCGGAGGAGGAAGAAGAGGAACTGCGGGGGACGCAACGGCAGCAAGATCCCATGCAAGAGCTGAGATCTCCGCATGCGTCGGTGCATTCAAGCTGGCCGTTGAAGCAGTCGAGCGGGATGTGCTCGCACTGGTTGTTCACCTTCTGGGCGAGACACTGGTAGCCGCTGGGGCAGTTTTGCCAGTACCCTGCAGAGGAACTGGAAGAGGAAGAAGGTCCGGTTCCCGGGAACCACGCGTACGCGCCTTTACCGCCGTCTCCCACCCCCACGAACTTGCCGGCACCATAGGTGACGGACAGATAATTTTCCGAGAATCCCTGCTGCAGGCTGCCGACGACATTCCGCACCCACGTCTGGCCGTCGGCGGAGTAGGCCCCTGCGCCCGACATGCCCACCGCCACAAACCTGCCATTGCCGTAGGTGATGCCGTGCAGGATGGACGAATCCACTTTCATGTCCGCAATTCCCGTCCAGCGGATCCCATCGGTCGAGTACGTACCCTTGTTTTCCTCTCCCACCGCCACAAACCTGCCATTGCCGTAGGTGATTGCGTTGAGGAACGTCGTTCCGACTTGCAAATCACTAATGGCCGTCCATGTGGCGCCGTCCGTGGAATAGGATCCTTTGCCATTCGGTCCCACCGCCACGAATTTTCCGTTGCCGTAGGTGACATCGAACAGGTGTTCGCCATAGCTCCTGGTGTCTCCGATGGCCGTCCAATTGATGCCGTTGACCGAGTAGGCGCCTCTGCCCGAGTTGCCCACTGCCACGAACTTTCCATTGCCGTACGTGACGGAGAGCAGGGAGGTTGATCCCACCTTCATGTCACTGATGGCCGTCCAATTGATGCCGTCCGTGGAATAGGCGCCTTTTCCTGAGGTGCCCACCGCCACGAATGTGTTGCCATTGTACGCGACGGAAGCGAGCGGGCTCGTTCCGACGCGCATGTCACTCACCCTGGTCCAGGGCATGAAAGCTGCGGGCGAGCGTTCGCAGATGCTGGGCTGGCCGCTACAGGTCCATCCGCTCTCGATCTGGCAGCTCGCCGAGCAGCCGTCTCCAGCGCGGGTGTTCTGGTCGTCACACTGTTCGTTCCCTTCGATGCCTCCATTGCCGCAGGTCGGACCGCCTGCCGCACCTGTGGCGAGCACTTTGCCGTTTCGTCCGTTGCCGCCGATGTAGTAGTCGCTCACCGTACCCAGCATCCACAGTTCCCCCTGGTGAGAGACGGCCTGATCGGGCACGAAGTCGTTGAGGCCCGAAGGCAGTGCTCCGGAAACAATCTGCCAGTCCGTTCCGTTCCGGGTGACCGCAGCCGATCCGGCGAACGAGCCCGTTTTGCCGATGAGCCAGATAGAGCCGTTGTGCGTCACGGGACGCAGCAGACGGGCGTTGGCGGTCTGGGAGGGGAGGGTAGACACCTGCGTCCAGGAAGAGCCGTTGTTCGACATGTACACCTTGCGCGTACTCGAGCGGTCCAGGATGAAGAGACTGTCGCCGATTGTGAAGGCGTCATCTTTGGTGACGTGGAAGGGCAGGTCCGGCTGTATGCGAGCCCAGCTTCCGCCATCGTGCACATAGATTTCTCTGGAGGGACGTGCGACGGCTGTCTGTCCGATGAGTGAGCTGATCAGAGAGCCGAAGAGGGAACCTGAGAAGGGCGAAGCTTTGTCGGAGCCGCCGAGCAGGTAGGTGCGATTCCCCACGCGCAGCGCTGCAGCATCGTAACGGGGAACCGGGAGAGCGAGATCAGGGTTGCTCCTGAAGCCGACCGTCAGAAGGTTGGGGGTTTCGAACGCCCAATGTGCCACGCTGCTTTCATCGGCGAGACCGCCGAGCAGGAGGGCGCCGACCTCACCCAACTTCAGTGAGGCGGCATTCGAGAGCGGCTGTGGCAGAGAGGCGACTCTGCGCCACGAGAGCCCATTGTCAGAGCGGAATTCATCATCAGACTGTCCCCAGAAATCCTTGCCGCCGACGATGTAGAGATAGTTACCGTTGCTGAAGAGGGCGTATTCCGAGATGGTGCTGATGAGGTACGACTCACCCAGGGTGCGCCAGTTGAGCGAGCCCGGCGGCGGATTCACGCAGCGGCAGTCAGCAGAGCAGCTCTGAGGCGGAGCGCAGCGGTCATCGAATCCGTCGCACTGTTCCTGTCCCTCCACACGATCATTGCCACAGTAGCTCGTCAGACACTGGCAGGTGTCTCTGTTGCAGAATTCCTGATTGGGGCAGGGGATATTCGCCTCGCACTGCTCGCCCGGATTCAGCTGGCCATCTCCGCACCGGCCGCCCTGGGCGGAGGAGGAGGAACGGCCGCACGCGAGCTTGCACTGGTCGTACGAGGTATACGGACAGGAGGGAGTGAAGGAGGGTTGGCACAATCCTGCAATGCAGCAGAACCGGGCCTGTTCAGAAATCGCTGACGAAGAGCTGCGCGGTTGCGAGGCAGCGGATGAGCTGGAGACGGGGCGGGGGCAATCCATCGGACAGTTGCAGTAGTTTTCGCCTGTCGTGCACTTGCCGTTGCCGCACTGACGGATGCAGACGAGGGAGAAGGTGATATCCGGACACTGGCCGGAGGGCTGTGGGGCAAGATTGGGCCAGGCCACCAGACCGGAGCAGCATGGGCGCCAGGAAGCTTCGTCGATGACTTCGCCTTCTCTCGCACAGGTGCCGGCAGAAGATGAACTCACGCTGCTGACGCGCGAGCTGCTCGAACGGGAGATGGAGCTGGAGGAGGGAGTCGTAGCGATGCAGCCGCCGCACTGTCCCAGGCATCCGTTGTTCCCGCAGATGCCCTGGTACCGGAGAGTCGTGCCCGGAGGGCAGTCGAGCGGGAGCTGGAGGCACTGACCATTGGGGCATTGCGAAAGGCAGATGAAGCCTTCCTGACAACCCTGCCAGGGCTGGGCCTGGCAGACCGGAGCGATGCTCGAAACCGCGCTGCTCACGCGCGACGAACTGGATGAGGAAACGGGGGCATCGACAGGTTCGATGCGCACAGCGTCGGCACTGAGGCCGTAGGGGTTGGTGAGCACGACGGAGAGGCGGTTTCCTGAGATGGTGTAGGATCCGAGATCTTTCCACGAGACGAAGCGATACATCGGGCCATTGGGCGGGAACGAGTGATCCACCGTTACACTTCCCACCTGCTTTGCGCTCTCCTCCGGAGCGCCGTTGCGAATGGAGTACACGGCGTTCTTATTGACGAAGTTGCTAATTGAAAGGGCTCCGTAGGTGGCCAGCACGCGGTAGCGGCCGGGGGAAACGGAGAAGCTCCACGAGGCCATGGCATTAGAATTCGGCAGGGTTCCGTATTTCAGGGTGATGTCGTCGTCGAAGAGGGGGGTCGAGACGGGGCCGATGGACCAGTCGCCGGGCATGGGGAACTGTCGCTCCTCCCACTCCCCTCCGGAAGCGCGGAAGCCAGGATCGCCGTTGTCGATGAGGGTCACGCCGAGTGGTGGAGGGAGAGTAGAGCTGACGTTCTTCACGATGCGGATGGCAGAGACGACGATGGGGCGGGACATCGGCTCGGAGGGCGTGGGGGGCGGGGTCGGAGCGTGCTCCACTCTGAGCGAGTTGGAGGCCGCCGCCACCTGTCCGATTTTGATCCACACCATGGTCTTCGTCAGGTCGGGCCATGCCGGGCAGAGCGGGCTGCCGAAAGGAACGAACAGCGGTTGGACCTGCCGGCTTCCGTCGTACACGCGCCAGAAGCTGGGGGGACAGGGAGTTTGGTTGGGATTGCCCTTGGTGACTTGTACGTAGATGTCGTAGGTGTTGTGCGGCAAGACCTGGAGTGACCACGAGGAGAGCGTGGTGTTCTGCGGAGTGGTCGAAGTCGAGAAGTTGGGGCTGCCGGTGTTGAGGGTGGTCGTCACGTTGGCAGTGAGCGGTGTTGCAGAGGGGGAGCAGGCACACGCGTCACACGCGCTCCCTTCGCCGCAGGAGTAGTCAGCCTCGCAGGCCTCGCTGGGTTCGAGCGTCGTATTGCCGCAGAGGGAACAGCTTTTGCAGGCGATGCAGTTGCGTCCGACAGGGCAGCCCTCATTCGAGCCTGTTTCGCAGACCTCGCGCGGGATGCCGCTCGGTTCGAGGTAACCGTCGCCGCACTGCGAGACGGGCAGACACACGTTGCCCGGACCCACGTAGTAGCCGGGAGGACACTCGACCGGCTGGCAGGTGCATTCCACTCTGGTCGTCGGGTAATCCCCCCCCGGTCCTTCAATGAAGGTGCAGGAGGCGAGGGTGCCGTCGGGGCAGCAGCGGCACTCGCCGTAATTTGGATCACAGGATGTGTTCCCATACTGGCAGGTGCAGCAGCCCATCTGCGTATTCCACACACCCCCGCGCATGGAGCACTCCATGGTGATGTCGCTGGGGTAGATGGGATTAAAATTCCGGATCACGAAGCACGCCGAGTCGCCGATGGTGGACATTCCACCGGACGTTCCTCCCTCCTGGCCACCGGTTTTCGGCGGCATCATGCCATAGGAATCACTGGCCATCTGTCCTCCCGATTCGCCGCCTGCATCAGGAGGGATGTAGCCGCTGTTTGGCATGCTCGCGGCTGCGGAGTACCACATGCCTGCAGAGGCGAAGACCGCGCTGGACACATTTCCTCCAAACCAGGGGGTACTGCTGGCTGAACCGAAGGTGGGCAACCAATTGAAGGCAGAGGAAGAAACGGAAGAGGCAACGGGCAGAGGCGGAGGAGAATAGGTGGCGCTCCAGGCGGCGCTGCTGGAAGGCTTCGTCCACCAGCCTGCCTGCGATGCGGAAGAGGCCTGGCTCGCCCATGAGCTGCGGGCGGAGCTGACTACAGAACCTGTGGGCACGCACTGGTTGTTGATGCATTCCGTGTTGCCCTGACAGCCGTTGTAGGGCGCGGAGTAGTCGCAGGTGGTGTTGCACCGTGCGCGGGGCTCGATCATGGGATACTGCCTGATGCGCGGGTTACTCACACAGATGTACGGAAAGCACTCCGGATTGCTGGTACATCCCTTTCCATTGGTGGGAGGAGACATGCCGAGGAACGCATCAATCTGATCGTTGGGCACGCACGATCCGCTGATGCACTGTGCGGCTCCGCACCCGTTGTAGGGAAGGGAATAATTACATGCAGGAAAACCCGAATCGGCACGGGGAATGGCGGTAATGGCTTGCGCGGGGGACATCGCGCGCTCGATGCGCACGGCATCCGCGATGACGCCGTTGGTGGTGAGCGCCTGCGGGCGCGAGAGCGTGACCGAAACGGTCGGACCCCTCACCGTGTACGTGCCGAGCAGCACCCAGTTCTTTCCGTCAAACACATTGCCGGCAGGATCGACTTTCTGGTTCACCGTTGCGGTGCCGATGGTGGTCACCCCATCCTTGATCGTGTAGGGGGCCTGATTCGTGAGCAGGCTGTAGGCTTTGAACGTGACGTAGATCTTGATGGAACCGGCAGTGACATTCGAAAAGGTCCAGGTCGCCGAAAGGTTGGGGTCGGTGACGACGGCCGGAGAGACGAGATCTCCCCCATAGCCCAGCGCATGCTGAAAGCGTTGCCAGCCTTGTCCTGCAGTCCTGAAGCCCGCATCTCCGTCATCTATTGTCACGGAACTTCCGGCGGCGAGCTGTCCCTGCAGGGAATCTTCCTGCAAATTCCACAGCGTGCCGGTAAAAGCCGCGCCGACACTGAGGGCGAGGATGGAGAGGACGGCCAGTCGTTTGGTAACCATGGAGAAAGAGGGAGAAGTATTTGCTGAATCGTACCATTGCAGGAATACAGCGCATCCGTGATGGCTTGACGGGAACGATGAAAACAGACAAAGAAACAAGGAGTGCAGGCGAGGGAACCGACGCAGGTTTCCTCGAGTGCACTCCTGTCTTTTCCATCTCTCTACTTCGCCGTCTCTTCCACTCTCCGCTCCCGGATCACGTTGACCTTGATCACTCCCGGATACGTGAGGTCCTTTTCGATCTTCTCGGCGATGTCTTTGGCCAGTTTGGCCTGCTGCAGGTCATCCACTTTCTCGGTATCCACGTACACGCGCACCTCGCGGCCGGCCGAAATCGCGAAGGCGCGCTTGACGCCTTCGAAGCTCTTGGCGGTCTCTTCCAACTCCTTCAGACGGCGCACGTAGGCCTCGAACGACTCGCGCCGCGCACCCGGCCGGGCGCCGGAAATGGCGTCTGCGGCGGCGACGATGAAGGCCTCGGGCGACTCGATCGGCACATCGTTGTGATGGGAGGCGATGCAGTGCAGCACCTCGGGGCGCACTTTGAATTTTCGTGCGATCTCGAGACCGATCTCCACGTGCGTGCCTGACACTTCGTGATCGAGGGCCTTACCCACGTCGTGGAGCAGACAACCCTCGGCCACTATCTTGGCATCGGCGCCGATCTCTTCGGCGAGCATGCGGCCGATGTTCGCCATTTCCAGAGAGTGCTTGAGCACGTTCTGGCCGTAGCTGGTGCGAAACCGAAGCCGCCCGATAATCTTGAGCAGATCCTGGGGGTAATTGGTGATGCTCAGTTCCTCCGCGGCACGCTTGCCAAACTCCAGCATCATCTTGCCGACCTCCTCCTTCATTTTTGTCACGACCTCTTCGATGCGTGCCGGCTGAATGCGGCCGTCTTTGATGAGTTTTTCCATCGCCAGTTTCGCCACGTAGCGGCGGGCCAGATCGTAGCCCGAGATGACGATGGCGCCGGGGGTATCATCAATGATGATGTCCACGCCGGTTGCCGCCTCGAACGCGGTGATGTTGCGTCCCTCTTTACCGATGATCTTGCCCTTCACGTCGTCGGAAGGCAGTTGCACGACGGTCGCGGTGGATTCCGTGGCGACCTCAGAGGCGTAGCGTTGCATGGCTTCGGCGAGCAGATTTTTCGCCTCCTCCTCGGCCTCCTCCTTGAACTGCTCTTTCACGAGCTTGGCCTGGCCGGCGTAGAAATCTGAAAATTCACGGACGAGTTCCTCTTTCAGTTGTTCTTTTGCCTGTTCCTGCGTGAGTTTCGACACACTCTCCAGCGCCTCGCGATGCTTGGCGCTCGCCGCCGTCAGTTCCGTCTTCAACGTGGCGACTTCCGATTCCTGCTTCTGCACGTTGGCGCGCTGGCGCTCCACTTCGTGCACCTTCTCGTCGAGGGATTTTTCTTTCTCCTCCAGGCGGCCTTGTTCCTTTTCAATCTTCGCCTCCATCTCGGTGGCCTGCGCTTTGGCCTCGGAGAGAATTTCTTTCGCCGTGACACGCGCTTCGGCTTCCGCCGTTTTGATCTGGCTCTGCGACTGCTGAACGCGCAGGGTCAGCCGATCGAGCTCTTGCTCTTTCTTGGCGATTTCGTTCTGGAGCGAGACACTGACGTGCTTTCCTTTCGAGAACCAGAACCAGCCGGCGAGAACGCCGAGCAAGCACCCTGCGAGGAGTGCGAGGAATACGATGGTGTAGTCCATGGGGACATGGGGCAGGGAAATAAGCCCTGCTCCGACTCAAAAGCTTCTTACCTGTCTATCCTCCCTGGCAGGAGGCGGACCGATGTGTGGCGAGAGAGGAAAGTCACAGGAGGAAGATTCTAAAGAAGGGGAGCAGAGGGGAAAAACGTGGATCGTAGAGAGCAGAGAAAACGCTCAGAATGAGCACGCTGACATTCTAGCGAATTTTTGCGTCTTTGCGAAGAGAGAAAGTCAGCGCTTTCTGAAGCCACCGTGTTTTCCCCAAGCCAAAAGGTTGCATTGACGTTTTGGCGGTGCGGGGTGCTGCTAGACTCCTCTCCACGTGGAACATCCGCAGCGTCAGATGGTGGAACTTCTGTACGAACGACTCGGTCGTTCGATGCGGTGGTTTCCTTCGAGCGCATCGGGCACTGGCTAGGGCCGGTACGGATGCTCCGCTCCCTGCGCGCGCAAGAAGTGAAAGAGGGCAGGGGAGTTCCAAAGGAGGATGGAACCTGTTTTTGAGCCTGTGGAAGCCAAAAAACACCTGCCGTGTTTCCGGCATTTGATTATGACTCCTGCCAAGACACCGGATCGGGGGTGCAATGGAACGCTTTGGCATTCCGATTGTTCCTCCATCGGCTTTCGCTGTACCTGCTCCCCGCAGGTGTGCTGCTCTGCCTTGTTCTGCCGGGGCTGCACGGGCGCGTTCTTGCCGGCGAGGGCGGTGTCGTGATCAGCGAAGTGCTGTGGATGGGATCGGATCTCTCCACCTCGGATGAGTGGGTGGAACTCGCCTGTTTCCCCGCATCGGATTGTGATCTCTCGGGATGGTCGCTCACGAGCCTGAAGAGTTCCGGCGAAGAGGCAATCATCATTGCGTTCGCAACGGGCACGGTTCTGTCGGCTTCGGAGGCGCGTGTGATCAGCAACTTTCCCGCGACATCGTCACGACTCGCCTCCGATCCTTGGATGACCACAACGGCGATGGCCCTGCCGAATACGAAACTTCTCTTACGACTCCGCGATGCGGCAGGCGTCATCCGCGACGAAGTGGATGACGGAGTCGGCAATCCCTTCGCGGGAGCGAACCCTTCGGGCGGTCCCAAGGCCAGTATGGAGCGCATCGATCTCTCCGCTTCCGGAAACATTCCCGAAAACTGGCGCACAGCGGTGGCGTCTCTCGGCTTCAAAGATGGTTCACCCATTTTCGGCACGCCGGGCGAAATAGCTTTGGACCGCGGCCGCGAAGGGCCGCTCTCCTCTGCATCTTCTGCTTCCTCTCAGGCCTCTCTCACTTCTTCAACCTCTTCCACTTTTTTTGCTTCTTCATCCTCCGGCTCCTTCATGAGCAGCGAGTCATCTTCTTCCCTCGACTACGCTCGGGATGACACTGCGGTGTCATCAGCATCCTCTGCTTCTTCTGCTTCCTCCTCCTCCTTTGTCCTCATCACCGAAGTCCTCGCGAATCCCATCGGAGCGGATACCGACGAGTGGATCGAGATCGCGAATCTGGGAGCGGGTTCTGTGAATATTGCGGGATGGGTGCT is a genomic window of Candidatus Peribacter riflensis containing:
- a CDS encoding putative lipoprotein encodes the protein MVTKRLAVLSILALSVGAAFTGTLWNLQEDSLQGQLAAGSSVTIDDGDAGFRTAGQGWQRFQHALGYGGDLVSPAVVTDPNLSATWTFSNVTAGSIKIYVTFKAYSLLTNQAPYTIKDGVTTIGTATVNQKVDPAGNVFDGKNWVLLGTYTVRGPTVSVTLSRPQALTTNGVIADAVRIERAMSPAQAITAIPRADSGFPACNYSLPYNGCGAAQCISGSCVPNDQIDAFLGMSPPTNGKGCTSNPECFPYICVSNPRIRQYPMIEPRARCNTTCDYSAPYNGCQGNTECINNQCVPTGSVVSSARSSWASQASSASQAGWWTKPSSSAAWSATYSPPPLPVASSVSSSAFNWLPTFGSASSTPWFGGNVSSAVFASAGMWYSAAASMPNSGYIPPDAGGESGGQMASDSYGMMPPKTGGQEGGTSGGMSTIGDSACFVIRNFNPIYPSDITMECSMRGGVWNTQMGCCTCQYGNTSCDPNYGECRCCPDGTLASCTFIEGPGGDYPTTRVECTCQPVECPPGYYVGPGNVCLPVSQCGDGYLEPSGIPREVCETGSNEGCPVGRNCIACKSCSLCGNTTLEPSEACEADYSCGEGSACDACACSPSATPLTANVTTTLNTGSPNFSTSTTPQNTTLSSWSLQVLPHNTYDIYVQVTKGNPNQTPCPPSFWRVYDGSRQVQPLFVPFGSPLCPAWPDLTKTMVWIKIGQVAAASNSLRVEHAPTPPPTPSEPMSRPIVVSAIRIVKNVSSTLPPPLGVTLIDNGDPGFRASGGEWEERQFPMPGDWSIGPVSTPLFDDDITLKYGTLPNSNAMASWSFSVSPGRYRVLATYGALSISNFVNKNAVYSIRNGAPEESAKQVGSVTVDHSFPPNGPMYRFVSWKDLGSYTISGNRLSVVLTNPYGLSADAVRIEPVDAPVSSSSSSRVSSAVSSIAPVCQAQPWQGCQEGFICLSQCPNGQCLQLPLDCPPGTTLRYQGICGNNGCLGQCGGCIATTPSSSSISRSSSSRVSSVSSSSAGTCAREGEVIDEASWRPCCSGLVAWPNLAPQPSGQCPDITFSLVCIRQCGNGKCTTGENYCNCPMDCPRPVSSSSAASQPRSSSSAISEQARFCCIAGLCQPSFTPSCPYTSYDQCKLACGRSSSSAQGGRCGDGQLNPGEQCEANIPCPNQEFCNRDTCQCLTSYCGNDRVEGQEQCDGFDDRCAPPQSCSADCRCVNPPPGSLNWRTLGESYLISTISEYALFSNGNYLYIVGGKDFWGQSDDEFRSDNGLSWRRVASLPQPLSNAASLKLGEVGALLLGGLADESSVAHWAFETPNLLTVGFRSNPDLALPVPRYDAAALRVGNRTYLLGGSDKASPFSGSLFGSLISSLIGQTAVARPSREIYVHDGGSWARIQPDLPFHVTKDDAFTIGDSLFILDRSSTRKVYMSNNGSSWTQVSTLPSQTANARLLRPVTHNGSIWLIGKTGSFAGSAAVTRNGTDWQIVSGALPSGLNDFVPDQAVSHQGELWMLGTVSDYYIGGNGRNGKVLATGAAGGPTCGNGGIEGNEQCDDQNTRAGDGCSASCQIESGWTCSGQPSICERSPAAFMPWTRVSDMRVGTSPLASVAYNGNTFVAVGTSGKGAYSTDGINWTAISDMKVGSTSLLSVTYGNGKFVAVGNSGRGAYSVNGINWTAIGDTRSYGEHLFDVTYGNGKFVAVGPNGKGSYSTDGATWTAISDLQVGTTFLNAITYGNGRFVAVGEENKGTYSTDGIRWTGIADMKVDSSILHGITYGNGRFVAVGMSGAGAYSADGQTWVRNVVGSLQQGFSENYLSVTYGAGKFVGVGDGGKGAYAWFPGTGPSSSSSSSAGYWQNCPSGYQCLAQKVNNQCEHIPLDCFNGQLECTDACGDLSSCMGSCCRCVPRSSSSSSSAGCANNGETVYSSSVFGPTSCCSRNAGIRPSSTLVGDMCVAPDNGSLGTCIDNWWQTCGNGTCGTGEDKCTCEQDCPDCTPAGKTAPVIPGAACCPDLTGVNPGSVPQPDGSCPTELPVGGLLCTDCGNGTCEEWENHCNCPQDCSPPGPTCGNGWLDPQEDSQCEPSLNYDKCPLKGLVCDQQNCRCVAGGSSSAQACIQEGKTGPVVQFPPPCCAGLQQISSDRVGPNGSCLLTGGSFTCARCGNGQCGPGENLCNCPQDCQTICPALSPPYCPNGVLVPQLGPGPNGCPQPPVCCNGANNPQAQCSINLKCGNGSCFIESCTCQ